Within the Calorimonas adulescens genome, the region GTATTAAAGATGCTGGCTTTGGGTGCTGATGCTGTGATAGTGGGAAGGCCGGTAGCCATAGCTGCCCACGGCGGCAGGATAGATGGTGTCAAATGGCTTTTGAAGAACTATGCAGATGAGCTCTACCAGGCCATGATACTTACGGGTACGCCTGACGTGCATATTAATAGTGAAATAGAGTGCTTTGGGAATAATATCCTCATAAAGATAAAGGAGCGGGGCACATGGAGAGTTTAAGGTCATTAAACATAGAGAAAATAAAGGTTATTCTTTTGGGTTTATATGTTCGGGGAGATTATTAATTTTATTAAATCTGAATCTGAAAGGAGTGAAGAGATATGGAGTTAAAGGAAGGTATGGAAGCACCGGATTTTACACTACCATCCACTGATGGGAATGTGACATTATCAAGCCTTCGGGGTAAGAATGTTGTTCTCTATTTCTATCCCAAGGATAATACATCCGGTTGTACCAATGAGGCGGTAAGCTTCAGGGATAAGCTTAGGGATTTTGAGGACTTAAATACGGAGATTCTTGGTGTTAGTAGAGATAGTATAAGGTCTCACGAGAACTTTGCCTCT harbors:
- a CDS encoding peroxiredoxin, translating into MELKEGMEAPDFTLPSTDGNVTLSSLRGKNVVLYFYPKDNTSGCTNEAVSFRDKLRDFEDLNTEILGVSRDSIRSHENFASRYGLPFKLLSDSEGMVCELYGVLKEKNMYGKITIGIERTTFVIDRDGYIRKIFNKVKVNGHVDDVLEIVRSM